One part of the Magallana gigas chromosome 5, xbMagGiga1.1, whole genome shotgun sequence genome encodes these proteins:
- the LOC105345030 gene encoding DC-STAMP domain-containing protein 2, which yields MVHTRSPSQELILPPTDPLPPEEPQIPPDWHTFHFYENPYLSGLYGALGGLLVGGALLGILWYFYGIEFLLSVYIAGPMALLLLIGMSLSVACRCIICILVPELLGKYGRWVLYSLLLAALVSGPVSNISTNMERMSNSMSCSVEMIKNQTRDLQQQFLDPFNDIKAKVIKIENKIKLVAKVIETAMKPITNAIAATASGVKDAANYLKKAADDCKNMFNSAYNSCTNFFSNAYKKCKSAIDKIPVVGSLRRKRNSEGKIVFIQDVFIQWNEMEDEKHRQLWETQAEEILEETLNEYLTLYPNQKLPVQPRLKEKYLNMTVRRFRRGAVSAICEVVNVGGAFCAPLKLTSGICTPLETISDALDFIGSGLNALYETIKNAFYFNIIKKWYLIGLNDVSKTAAAMVAEIASYFSFHTYIIYTSLSFLTKWTSLLLILMLLQSALYLQHYLSQIDFDNNYISLNFRRFDRDCRRLGKPSALPLQKNETSQYISTATIALNGTEIKKSILSILQLLLNIIFYAVVVFFDYVFYYVVYLVHTYGNVYIDFSGSINIYFAITGNGWIANLLQGLISGINIKDNYYTQYNVTKCLPNPSYPDTNNFYLLLALNGGVLATILLQSYCYRLKRALCGLFYKTREEERIRYLHNKILHHRKFKLQQMKFRLKNSKQERDAHQTLAKMPLIGKIFHDKSHKRSCLHCEVLDDDAPHFYTCSRTSCYADYCENCFNEMGKQCLLCSKKDHWPNQGELWEGISPDLPFSSSFENKHESEARIDPSDKLPLLHGTEGNDLTFQGLNNLAFSGEPQAAHPGSSLGLVSKLTGHTPPTLTGKTSSTLAAVLHPESLSTFSESASSDQEKSTHKTHLNVDTGSRLTHEGHTEVPLHETNRSLKSNEESPKKMNVASKSHQDSHHMATAKKRTSSRSIQEGQGKNKESPIEMDTRSQIPQQGSIATNKSTKF from the exons ATGG ttCACACAAGATCCCCTTCGCAAGAACTGATTCTCCCCCCTACAGACCCCCTACCCCCTGAGGAGCCCCAGATCCCGCCTGACTGGCACACCTTCCACTTTTATGAGAACCCGTACCTGAGCGGCCTATATGGGGCCCTAGGGGGACTACTGGTCGGGGGTGCCCTCCTGGGGATCCTCTGGTACTTCTATGGCATAGAGTTCCTCCTCTCCGTATACATCGCCGGTCCGATGGCCCTCCTGCTGCTAATTGGGATGAGTCTCTCTGTGGCATGCCGGTGCATCATCTGTATCCTGGTCCCCGAGCTCCTGGGTAAGTACGGGCGGTGGGTGCTCTACTCCCTCCTCCTGGCAGCCCTGGTCAGTGGGCCAGTGTCCAATATCTCCACCAACATGGAGCGCATGTCCAACAGCATGAGCTGTAGCGTGGAGATGATCAAAAACCAGACAAGGGACCTACAACAACAGTTCCTCGACCCTTTCAATGACATCAAGGCAA AGGtcataaaaatagaaaacaagATAAAACTTGTTGCGAAAGTCATTGAGACAGCCATGAAACCTATCACAAATGCCATCGCTGCCACTGCTTCAGGGGTCAAAGATGCAGCTAACTACCTCAAAAAAGCGGCAGAT GATTGCAAAAACATGTTCAACAGCGCCTATAACTCCTGCACTAATTTCTTCAGTAATGCCTACAAGAAGTGCAAATCTGCAATAGACAAGATTCCTGTGGTTGGCAGTCTCAGAAGGAAGAGGAATAGTGAAG GTAAAATTGTATTCATTCAAGATGTCTTTATTCAATGGAATGAAATGGAAGATGAGAAACACAGACAGCTCTGGGAAACTCAAGCAGAGGAAATTCTGGAGGAGACTTTGAATGAATACTTAACCCTATATCCAAATCAAAAACTACCAGTACAACCtcgtttgaaagaaaaatacttaaatatgaCAGTTCGTAG ATTTCGGCGCGGGGCTGTCTCAGCTATATGTGAGGTGGTCAATGTGGGCGGAGCGTTTTGTGCCCCTCTGAAGCTGACCAGCGGGATATGTACTCCTCTGGAAACTATCTCAGATGCCCTGGACTTCATAGGATCAGGCCTCAACGCACTGTATGAAACTATCAAGAATGCCTTCTACTTCAACATCATCAAGAAATGGTATCTGATAGGTCTGAATGATGTCAGCAAAACTGCAGCAGCAATGGTGGCAGAAATCGCCTCCTACTTCTCTTTTCACACCTATATCATCTACACCAGTCTCTCCTTCCTCACTAAATGGACTTCCCTTCTCCTCATTCTGATGCTTCTACAAAGCGCCCTCTACCTCCAACACTATCTCTCTCAAATAGACTTTGACAACAACTACATCTCTCTAAACTTCAGACGTTTCGATCGGGACTGCAGACGACTTGGTAAACCATCAGCTCTACCCCTCCAGAAAAACGAAACCTCTCAGTATATCTCTACAGCCACCATTGCTTTAAATGGAACAGAAATCAAAAAGAGCATCCTGAGTATACTTCAGCTGTTACTGAACATCATATTCTATGCTGTTGTAGTGTTCTTTGACTATGTATTTTACTACGTTGTTTATTTGGTCCACACCtatggaaatgtttacattgattTCTCTGGTtcaatcaacatttactttGCTATAACAGGAAACGGATGGATTGCCAATCTTCTCCAAGGCTTAATCTCAGGAATCAACATCAAGGATAACTACTACACTCAGTACAATGTGACCAAATGTCTACCTAACCCGTCCTATCCAGACACCAACAACTTCTACCTTCTACTGGCGCTCAATGGCGGTGTACTTGCAACCATACTGCTGCAGAGTTACTGTTATCGACTTAAGCGAGCTCTGTGTGGACTCTTTTACAAAACACGCGAGGAGGAGAGAATTCGATACCTTCACAACAAAATACTGCACCACAGGAAATTCAAACTTCAACAAATGAAGTTTCGACTCAAGAATTCTAAACAAGAGCGTGATGCCCATCAGACACTGGCAAAGATGCCTCTGATTGGGAAAATATTCCATGACAAAAGTCACAAGCGCTCCTGTTTACACTGTGAAGTTCTGGATGATGATGCTCCACATTTTTACACTTGTTCAAGAACCAGCTGCTATGCTGACTACTGTGAAAACTGCTTCAATGAAATGGGAAAACAATGTCTGTTGTGCTCAAAGAAAGATCACTGGCCAAACCAAGGGGAATTGTGGGAAGGTATTTCACCTGACTTACCATTTTCCTCTTCTTTTGAGAACAAACATGAATCTGAAGCAAGGATTGACCCATCTGACAAACTACCTCTGTTGCATGGTACTGAAGGAAATGACCTCACCTTTCAAGGACTAAACAACCTCGCTTTTTCTGGCGAACCACAAGCTGCTCACCCAGGGTCCTCCTTGGGACTAGTAAGTAAATTAACGGGCCACACTCCACCTACACTTACAGGGAAAACCAGCTCTACCTTGGCTGCAGTCCTCCATCCTGAGAGTCTCTCCACATTTTCTGAGTCAGCGTCTTCTGATCAGGAGAAAAGCACACACAAAACACACCTCAATGTGGATACAGGGTCAAGGTTAACTCATGAAGGTCACACGGAGGTGCCTTTGCATGAAACAAATAGAAGTTTAAAATCTAATGAGGAGTCtcctaaaaaaatgaatgtagcTTCAAAGTCACACCAAGATAGTCACCATATGGCAACTGCTAAAAAGAGAACAAGTTCAAGGTCAATTCAAGAAGGTCAAGGCAAAAACAAAGAGTCTCCTATTGAAATGGACACAAGGTCACAGATACCTCAACAGGGTTCCATAGCAACTAATAAGTCCACAAAATTTTGA